A region of Maridesulfovibrio bastinii DSM 16055 DNA encodes the following proteins:
- the rfaD gene encoding ADP-glyceromanno-heptose 6-epimerase has translation MYIVTGGAGFIGSAMVWKLNQMGIDDILVVDNLAESDKWKNLVNLRYEDYIHKNQFYKLILEGEDPFETEAVIHMGACSSTTELDADYLMENNYRYTQMLCRFCLNHKARFITASSAATYGDGKLGFSDDHKGAEKLKPMNMYGYSKQLFDLWALRAGIMDSLVSLKFFNVFGPNEYHKGDMKSVICKAFKQIGETGEMKLFRSHREDYKDGGQKRDFVYIKDCVDVMGWFLENPDKGGIYNIGTGQAREWNDLARSVFAAMGKEPDISYIDMPESIRDKYQYFTQAEMKKLHDAGYNKPFMTLEDATKDYVQNYLAQDDPYLKSR, from the coding sequence ATGTATATTGTTACAGGTGGTGCCGGATTTATTGGCAGTGCCATGGTCTGGAAACTCAATCAGATGGGAATTGATGATATTCTTGTAGTCGATAACCTTGCTGAAAGTGATAAATGGAAGAATCTGGTTAATCTCCGCTATGAAGACTATATCCATAAAAATCAATTTTATAAGCTGATTCTTGAAGGTGAAGATCCTTTCGAGACTGAGGCTGTTATTCACATGGGCGCCTGCTCTTCTACAACAGAGCTTGATGCGGATTATCTGATGGAAAACAATTACCGTTATACTCAGATGCTCTGCCGTTTCTGCCTGAATCATAAAGCGCGCTTTATTACTGCTTCGAGTGCGGCCACATATGGTGACGGAAAACTTGGTTTCAGTGATGATCACAAAGGTGCAGAGAAACTGAAACCGATGAATATGTATGGCTACTCCAAGCAGCTTTTTGATTTATGGGCATTACGCGCCGGAATTATGGACAGCCTTGTCAGCCTCAAATTTTTCAATGTATTCGGCCCGAATGAATATCATAAAGGTGACATGAAAAGTGTTATCTGTAAGGCTTTCAAACAGATCGGCGAAACCGGAGAAATGAAGCTTTTCCGTTCTCACCGTGAGGATTATAAAGACGGCGGACAGAAGAGGGACTTCGTCTACATTAAAGATTGTGTTGATGTTATGGGATGGTTCCTTGAAAATCCGGACAAGGGCGGAATTTACAATATCGGTACCGGTCAGGCCCGTGAGTGGAATGATCTGGCCCGTTCTGTCTTTGCCGCTATGGGCAAAGAACCTGACATCAGCTACATAGATATGCCCGAATCAATCAGGGATAAATATCAGTATTTTACGCAGGCTGAGATGAAAAAGCTGCATGATGCCGGGTACAATAAGCCTTTTATGACCCTTGAAGATGCTACTAAAGATTATGTCCAGAATTATCTGGCTCAGGATGATCCTTATCTCAAAAGCCGTTAA